A genomic window from Agrobacterium larrymoorei includes:
- a CDS encoding ABC transporter permease: protein MSQIAFWGAVELGLVFAFVAIGVYLAFRVLDFPDLTVDGSFPLGAAVAAVLIIAGFNPWLATGVAMIAGAGAGMVTALLNVRFKILNLLASILTMIALFSVNLRVMGKPNVALLNQETVIEPFYGLGVSDYLVRPLFVGLLVVVAVILVWRFLESDAGLAMRATGANARMARAQGVKTGNQIYLGMALSNALVALGGALFAQTNGFADVTSGVGTIVVGLAAVIIGETLFGARGILIALIGCVFGSIAYRLAIQLALSSDALGLKASDLNFVTAVLVAVALILPRLRRGGAAS, encoded by the coding sequence GTGAGCCAAATCGCCTTCTGGGGTGCCGTCGAACTGGGGCTGGTCTTCGCTTTTGTCGCTATCGGCGTTTATCTCGCCTTTCGGGTGCTCGATTTTCCCGACCTGACCGTTGATGGTTCCTTTCCGCTCGGCGCTGCCGTGGCGGCAGTGCTGATCATTGCCGGTTTCAACCCCTGGCTTGCGACAGGCGTTGCGATGATTGCCGGTGCCGGTGCGGGTATGGTCACGGCGCTTTTGAATGTCCGCTTCAAGATCCTCAATCTTCTCGCGTCTATCCTGACGATGATTGCGCTGTTCTCGGTCAATCTGCGCGTCATGGGCAAACCCAATGTGGCGCTGCTGAACCAGGAAACGGTCATCGAGCCCTTCTATGGTCTCGGCGTCTCCGACTATCTGGTGCGGCCCCTTTTCGTCGGTCTGCTGGTGGTCGTTGCCGTCATTCTCGTCTGGCGCTTTCTGGAAAGCGATGCGGGGCTTGCCATGCGCGCCACCGGTGCGAATGCCCGGATGGCTCGCGCTCAAGGGGTAAAGACCGGCAACCAGATCTATCTCGGCATGGCGCTTTCCAATGCGCTTGTCGCTCTTGGCGGCGCGCTCTTTGCTCAGACCAATGGTTTTGCCGATGTCACGTCCGGTGTCGGCACCATCGTCGTCGGTCTTGCCGCCGTCATCATCGGTGAAACGCTTTTTGGCGCGCGCGGTATCCTCATTGCCCTGATCGGCTGCGTCTTCGGATCGATTGCCTATCGTCTTGCCATCCAGCTCGCGCTCTCCAGCGATGCGCTCGGGCTCAAGGCATCCGACCTCAATTTCGTCACCGCCGTTCTTGTGGCTGTCGCCCTTATCCTGCCGCGCCTGCGCCGTGGAGGAGCTGCATCATGA
- a CDS encoding M3 family metallopeptidase: protein MTSTIAHYSALTDWNGKNGLPRFDAVKDEDFAGAFDAALAAHDAEIDAIAGNSEAPSFANTVIALEIAGDELSRVSALFWNKAGAHTNPQIQALEREIAPKMSRHYSRIGMNEALFKRIDTLWDKRETLGLTQEELRVLERHWKGFVRAGAKLPKAEQERLAAINEELAGLGANFGQNVLADEKNWKLLLSSDDELAGIPGFLRDAMAGAAKEHGEDGKFAVTLSRSIIEPFLTFSERRDLREQAFKAWVARGENGGETDNREIVKKTLALREEKAKLLGYDNFAAYKLDDTMAKTPDAVNGLLTQVWEKAVARAGEEEAELAAIIADEGKNHEVMPWDWRHYAEKLRAKRFNFSETELKPYLQLEKIIEACFDVATRLFGIHAVELKDVKACHPDVRTFEIRDANGELKAMFLGDYFARPSKRSGAWMSSFQSQHKLPLKNGAVGELPIIYNVCNFAKPSAGKPALLSLDDARTLFHEFGHALHGMMSNVTYPSVSGTGVSRDFVELPSQLYEHWLTVPEILEKYALHYETGEPMPKALLDKVLAAQTFNAGFNTVEFTSSALVDMAFHTRGKVEDPMAVQGEVLSSLHMPKSITMRHATPHFQHVFSGDGYSAGYYSYMWSEVLDADAFEAFEETGNPFDPETARKLLDNVYSVGGAVDPEVTYKAFRGKMPSPEAMLKKRGLVAA from the coding sequence ATGACATCGACGATCGCGCATTATTCCGCTCTGACCGACTGGAACGGAAAAAACGGCCTGCCGCGGTTCGATGCTGTCAAGGATGAGGATTTCGCGGGCGCCTTCGATGCGGCGCTTGCTGCGCATGATGCGGAGATCGATGCCATTGCCGGCAATAGCGAGGCGCCGAGCTTCGCCAATACGGTGATTGCACTTGAAATCGCAGGCGATGAGCTGTCGCGTGTCTCGGCGCTGTTCTGGAACAAGGCGGGTGCCCATACCAATCCGCAAATCCAGGCGCTGGAGCGTGAGATCGCGCCAAAAATGTCGCGCCACTATTCGCGCATCGGCATGAATGAAGCGCTGTTCAAGCGCATCGATACGCTGTGGGACAAGCGCGAAACGCTGGGGCTGACCCAGGAGGAATTGCGTGTGCTTGAGCGCCACTGGAAGGGTTTCGTCCGTGCCGGTGCGAAGCTGCCCAAAGCCGAGCAGGAGCGTCTCGCCGCGATCAACGAAGAACTGGCGGGTCTTGGCGCAAATTTCGGTCAGAACGTTCTGGCGGATGAGAAGAACTGGAAGCTGTTGCTCTCTTCGGATGACGAGCTTGCCGGTATCCCAGGCTTCCTGCGCGATGCCATGGCGGGCGCCGCCAAGGAGCACGGCGAGGATGGCAAGTTTGCCGTGACGCTGTCGCGCTCGATCATCGAGCCTTTCCTCACCTTCTCCGAGCGCCGTGATCTGCGCGAACAGGCCTTCAAGGCCTGGGTGGCGCGGGGCGAAAATGGCGGCGAGACGGACAACCGCGAGATCGTCAAGAAGACGCTGGCGCTGCGCGAAGAAAAGGCAAAGCTGCTCGGCTACGACAACTTTGCAGCCTACAAGCTGGACGACACCATGGCGAAGACGCCGGATGCGGTGAACGGTCTTCTGACCCAGGTATGGGAAAAGGCGGTTGCGCGCGCTGGCGAAGAGGAAGCCGAGCTTGCAGCGATCATTGCCGACGAGGGCAAGAACCATGAGGTCATGCCTTGGGACTGGCGGCATTACGCGGAAAAGCTCAGAGCAAAGCGCTTCAATTTTTCCGAAACGGAGCTGAAGCCCTATCTTCAGCTGGAGAAGATCATCGAGGCCTGCTTTGACGTGGCGACACGCCTTTTCGGCATCCATGCCGTCGAACTGAAAGACGTCAAGGCTTGTCACCCCGATGTCCGCACCTTCGAAATTCGCGATGCCAATGGCGAGCTGAAGGCGATGTTCCTTGGCGATTATTTTGCGCGCCCCTCCAAGCGCTCGGGTGCCTGGATGAGTTCCTTCCAATCGCAGCACAAGCTGCCGCTGAAGAATGGTGCTGTCGGTGAACTGCCGATCATCTACAATGTCTGCAACTTTGCAAAGCCATCAGCCGGCAAGCCGGCGCTCCTCTCGTTGGATGATGCGCGCACGCTGTTCCACGAATTCGGCCACGCGCTGCATGGCATGATGTCGAACGTCACCTATCCCTCCGTTTCGGGAACTGGCGTCTCCCGCGACTTCGTCGAACTGCCCTCGCAGCTTTACGAGCATTGGCTGACCGTCCCGGAAATCCTTGAAAAATATGCGCTACATTACGAAACCGGCGAGCCGATGCCGAAGGCGCTGCTCGACAAAGTACTGGCGGCACAGACCTTCAATGCCGGTTTCAACACGGTCGAGTTCACCTCCTCGGCGCTGGTCGATATGGCGTTCCATACCCGTGGAAAGGTGGAAGATCCGATGGCGGTTCAGGGGGAGGTGCTGTCCTCGCTCCACATGCCGAAGTCGATCACCATGCGCCACGCCACGCCGCACTTCCAGCATGTGTTCTCCGGCGACGGCTATTCGGCTGGTTACTATTCCTACATGTGGTCGGAAGTGCTGGATGCCGATGCCTTCGAAGCTTTCGAGGAGACGGGCAATCCCTTCGATCCGGAAACGGCGCGCAAGCTTCTCGACAATGTCTATTCCGTCGGTGGCGCGGTTGATCCGGAAGTGACCTACAAGGCCTTCCGCGGCAAGATGCCGAGCCCGGAGGCCATGCTGAAGAAGCGCGGACTGGTGGCGGCGTAA
- a CDS encoding SDR family NAD(P)-dependent oxidoreductase, producing the protein MSRFHPAFAEDNVAVITGAASGIGFAAARQFAHLGMSVVLVDLDGEKLRAAESQIAAEVNDGAAKIVAIPTDVSKLDELEALERAVIQRFGRVHVLMNNAGIQPGSALFGPQANWDKVLGVNLMGVVNGTRVFGPGMLAHGEPGLIINTGSKQGITTPPGDPAYNVSKAGVKAFTEALEHELRNADKGSISAHLLIPGFVFTGLTAGDRTEKPEGAWTPEQTVEFMLQSIGRGDFYILCPDNEVDRKTDEKRILWAANDIVQNRPPLSRWHGDYAEHFRTFLNS; encoded by the coding sequence ATGTCGAGATTTCACCCTGCATTCGCAGAAGACAATGTTGCCGTCATCACCGGCGCCGCATCCGGCATAGGCTTTGCCGCGGCACGCCAGTTTGCTCATCTCGGCATGAGCGTCGTGCTGGTCGATCTTGATGGCGAAAAACTGCGAGCCGCCGAAAGCCAGATCGCCGCAGAGGTGAATGATGGCGCAGCCAAAATCGTCGCCATTCCGACCGACGTGTCGAAGCTCGATGAGCTTGAGGCCCTCGAAAGAGCCGTCATCCAGCGCTTCGGGCGCGTGCATGTGCTGATGAACAATGCCGGCATTCAGCCGGGCAGCGCACTCTTTGGCCCGCAGGCCAACTGGGACAAGGTGCTTGGCGTCAACCTGATGGGCGTCGTCAACGGCACGCGGGTCTTCGGCCCGGGCATGCTGGCGCATGGAGAGCCGGGGCTGATCATCAATACGGGTTCGAAACAGGGCATCACCACACCGCCTGGCGACCCCGCCTATAATGTCTCAAAGGCAGGTGTGAAGGCCTTCACGGAAGCGCTGGAGCATGAGTTGCGCAATGCCGACAAGGGCTCAATCTCGGCGCATCTGCTCATCCCTGGCTTCGTCTTTACCGGCCTCACCGCAGGCGATCGCACCGAAAAGCCGGAGGGAGCCTGGACGCCGGAACAGACGGTGGAGTTCATGCTGCAAAGCATCGGTCGCGGCGATTTCTATATTCTCTGCCCCGATAACGAGGTGGACAGAAAGACCGACGAGAAGCGCATTCTCTGGGCTGCCAACGACATCGTCCAGAACCGGCCGCCACTGTCGCGCTGGCATGGAGATTATGCCGAGCATTTCCGGACGTTCCTGAATAGCTGA
- the typA gene encoding translational GTPase TypA — MALRNIAIIAHVDHGKTTLVDELLKQSGSFRDNQRVAERVMDSNDLEKERGITILAKATSVEWKGVRINIVDTPGHADFGGEVERILSMVDGAIVLVDSSEGPMPQTKFVVSKALKVGLRPIVAINKIDRPDGRHEEVINEVFDLFANLDATDEQLDFPILYGSGRDGWMNVNPEGPKDQGLAPLLDLVLEHVPEPKVEEGPFRMIGTILEANNFLGRIITGRIASGSIKPNQAVKVLGQDGKTIETGRISKILAFRGIERTAIEEAHAGDIVAIAGLSKGTVADTFCDPSVTEAMTAQPIDPPTVTMSFIVNDSPLAGTEGDKVTSRVIRDRLLKEAEGNVALKIEEAEGKDSFFVSGRGELQLAVLIETMRREGFELAVSRPRVVMHKDENGTLLEPIEEVVIDVDEEHSGVVVQKMSERKAEMAELRPSGGNRVRLKFYAPTRGLIGYQSELLTDTRGTAIMNRLFHDYQPFKGQIAGRVNGVLLSNGSGEAVAYAMFNLEDRGPMIIEPGEKVYAGMIIGIHTRDNDLEVNVLKGKQLTNIRAAGKDEAVKLTPPIRMTLDRALSWIQDDELMEVTPKSLRLRKLHLDPNDRKRFEKAKMAG, encoded by the coding sequence ATGGCCCTTCGCAACATCGCGATCATCGCGCACGTTGACCATGGAAAAACGACACTTGTTGACGAGCTTTTGAAGCAGTCTGGTTCGTTCCGCGACAACCAGCGTGTTGCCGAGCGTGTTATGGATAGCAACGATCTGGAAAAGGAACGCGGCATCACCATTCTCGCCAAGGCGACTTCGGTTGAGTGGAAGGGTGTTCGCATCAACATCGTCGACACCCCCGGCCACGCCGACTTCGGTGGCGAAGTCGAGCGTATCCTCTCCATGGTGGACGGCGCTATCGTTCTGGTCGACAGCTCCGAAGGCCCGATGCCGCAGACGAAATTCGTCGTCTCCAAGGCGCTGAAGGTCGGTCTTCGCCCGATCGTCGCGATCAACAAGATCGACCGCCCGGATGGCCGCCACGAAGAAGTCATCAACGAAGTGTTCGACCTTTTCGCAAACCTCGACGCGACCGACGAGCAGCTCGACTTCCCGATCCTTTACGGCTCCGGTCGTGATGGCTGGATGAACGTCAACCCGGAAGGTCCGAAGGATCAGGGTCTCGCACCGCTGCTCGATCTGGTTCTCGAACACGTTCCTGAGCCCAAGGTCGAAGAAGGTCCGTTCCGCATGATCGGTACGATCCTCGAAGCCAACAACTTCCTCGGTCGTATCATCACCGGTCGTATCGCATCCGGCTCGATCAAGCCGAACCAGGCCGTTAAGGTTCTGGGCCAGGACGGCAAGACGATCGAAACCGGTCGTATTTCGAAGATCCTCGCCTTCCGCGGCATCGAGCGTACCGCGATCGAAGAAGCCCATGCAGGCGACATCGTCGCTATCGCTGGCCTTTCCAAGGGCACCGTCGCCGATACCTTCTGCGATCCGTCGGTCACCGAAGCGATGACGGCGCAGCCGATCGACCCGCCGACCGTGACCATGTCCTTCATCGTCAATGACAGCCCGCTGGCTGGCACCGAAGGCGACAAGGTGACGAGCCGCGTTATTCGCGACCGTCTGCTCAAGGAAGCCGAAGGCAACGTTGCGCTGAAGATCGAAGAAGCCGAAGGCAAGGATTCGTTCTTCGTGTCCGGTCGTGGCGAATTGCAGCTTGCCGTTCTGATCGAAACCATGCGTCGCGAAGGCTTCGAGCTTGCCGTGTCGCGTCCGCGCGTCGTGATGCATAAGGATGAGAACGGCACTCTGCTGGAGCCGATCGAAGAAGTCGTTATCGACGTCGATGAAGAGCATTCCGGTGTCGTCGTCCAGAAGATGTCTGAGCGCAAGGCTGAAATGGCCGAGCTTCGTCCTTCCGGTGGCAACCGCGTTCGTCTGAAGTTCTACGCCCCGACCCGCGGCCTGATCGGCTACCAGTCGGAACTCTTGACCGACACGCGCGGTACGGCCATCATGAACCGCCTGTTCCACGATTATCAGCCCTTCAAGGGTCAGATCGCGGGCCGCGTCAACGGCGTTCTGCTGTCGAACGGCTCGGGCGAGGCCGTCGCTTATGCCATGTTCAACCTGGAAGACCGTGGTCCTATGATCATCGAGCCGGGTGAAAAGGTCTATGCCGGCATGATCATCGGCATTCACACCCGCGACAACGATCTCGAAGTCAACGTGCTGAAGGGCAAGCAGCTCACCAACATCCGCGCCGCAGGCAAGGATGAAGCCGTGAAGCTGACGCCGCCGATCCGCATGACGCTCGACCGCGCTCTGTCCTGGATTCAGGATGATGAGCTGATGGAAGTGACGCCGAAGTCGCTTCGTCTTCGCAAGCTGCATCTCGATCCGAACGATCGCAAGCGCTTCGAAAAGGCAAAGATGGCTGGCTGA
- a CDS encoding ABC transporter ATP-binding protein produces the protein MISLSDIQVIFGKGTPLQKQALSKLNLTIETGSFVTVIGSNGAGKSTLLGVLAGDVLPSAGKVTISGVDVTRKPTASRAGQVARVFQDPLAGSCGALTIEENLALAAARGKVRGLLPALGGGRRAFFQDRIASLGLGLENRLKDRMDLLSGGQRQAVSLVMATLAGSDVLLLDEHTAALDPGMAEFVMELTRKVVEERKLTTLMVTHSMRQALDYGDRTIMLHAGEVVLDVSGESRKGLQVEDLIEMFRKIRGQTLDDDELLIG, from the coding sequence ATGATTTCGCTTTCCGATATTCAGGTCATTTTCGGCAAGGGAACGCCGCTGCAAAAGCAGGCGCTCTCCAAGCTCAATCTCACCATCGAAACCGGCTCCTTCGTCACCGTCATAGGCTCCAACGGTGCCGGCAAGTCCACGCTTCTGGGCGTGCTGGCGGGCGACGTGCTGCCGAGCGCCGGCAAGGTGACGATCAGCGGCGTGGATGTGACACGCAAGCCGACCGCCAGCCGTGCGGGCCAGGTGGCGCGTGTGTTTCAGGACCCGCTGGCGGGAAGTTGCGGCGCGCTCACCATCGAGGAAAATCTGGCACTCGCAGCCGCGCGCGGCAAGGTGCGCGGTCTTCTGCCAGCACTCGGCGGCGGACGTCGTGCCTTCTTTCAGGATCGTATCGCCTCGCTTGGCCTTGGGCTGGAAAACCGGTTGAAGGATCGCATGGATCTTCTGTCGGGTGGCCAGCGTCAGGCGGTTTCGCTCGTCATGGCAACGCTTGCCGGTTCCGACGTCCTGCTGCTCGACGAACATACCGCAGCGCTCGATCCGGGCATGGCGGAATTCGTTATGGAGCTCACCCGCAAGGTGGTGGAAGAACGCAAGCTTACCACGCTGATGGTGACGCATTCCATGCGCCAGGCGCTGGATTACGGCGACCGCACCATCATGCTGCATGCGGGCGAAGTCGTTCTCGATGTGTCGGGCGAAAGCCGCAAGGGCTTGCAGGTGGAAGATCTGATTGAGATGTTCCGCAAGATCCGCGGCCAGACGCTCGATGATGACGAGTTGCTGATCGGATAA
- a CDS encoding LysE family translocator: protein MDFIPSLPTLIAFTIAILVLAVTPGPDMTLWISRSLREGRKAGFMTLVGTNLGITVHTLLVAFGVAALIVASPTAFMILKTGGAAYLVWLAIQAIRHGSNFVMERPKEQKTDASMTSALVNGLWVNLLNPKVIIFFMTFLPQFVTASDPHVTGKLIFLGIWSIIVALPIGIGIVVAADSLSDWLQRNRKVLRGLDYTIAGVFSLFAVKIFLTQAK from the coding sequence GTGGACTTCATTCCGAGCCTGCCGACACTCATTGCCTTCACCATCGCCATTCTCGTGCTGGCGGTGACGCCCGGACCGGACATGACGCTCTGGATCAGCCGCTCGCTGCGTGAGGGTCGCAAGGCGGGCTTCATGACACTGGTCGGCACCAATCTTGGAATTACCGTTCACACGCTTTTGGTCGCCTTCGGAGTTGCCGCGCTCATCGTCGCTTCGCCAACGGCCTTCATGATCTTGAAGACGGGGGGCGCTGCCTATCTCGTCTGGCTTGCAATACAGGCGATCCGCCACGGCTCCAACTTCGTCATGGAGCGCCCGAAGGAGCAGAAGACGGACGCGTCGATGACATCGGCTCTGGTCAACGGGCTTTGGGTCAACCTGCTCAATCCCAAGGTCATCATCTTCTTCATGACCTTCCTGCCGCAATTCGTTACAGCCTCCGACCCGCACGTCACCGGCAAGCTGATCTTCCTCGGCATCTGGTCGATCATCGTCGCCCTGCCGATCGGCATCGGCATTGTCGTTGCAGCAGACTCGCTCTCCGACTGGCTGCAACGTAATCGCAAGGTCCTGCGGGGACTGGATTACACCATCGCCGGTGTCTTCTCGCTCTTTGCCGTGAAGATTTTCCTGACGCAGGCGAAGTAA
- a CDS encoding MarR family winged helix-turn-helix transcriptional regulator has translation MTSNPEREPLAFLLNSSARFLNSVFERRIANAGLGLTPGEARALLTVAAIDGAKQADIAARIGLEPMTVCTYLDKLESLDLVERRPNPDDRRSKCIYLTESSTEMLRSVREEVDGLMAQATEGFGREDVERFHALLSVVQKNLHTAAMDKSRTEG, from the coding sequence ATGACATCCAATCCCGAACGAGAACCGCTGGCCTTTCTGCTCAACAGCAGCGCCCGATTCCTCAACAGCGTTTTCGAACGACGTATCGCCAATGCCGGACTTGGGCTAACGCCCGGCGAAGCCCGCGCGCTCCTGACGGTCGCCGCCATTGACGGCGCCAAGCAGGCTGACATTGCCGCCCGCATCGGTCTCGAACCGATGACGGTCTGTACCTATCTCGACAAACTGGAATCGCTCGACCTCGTGGAGCGCCGCCCCAACCCGGACGACCGCCGGTCGAAATGCATCTACCTCACCGAAAGCTCCACTGAGATGCTGAGATCGGTGCGCGAAGAGGTGGATGGCCTGATGGCGCAAGCGACCGAAGGGTTCGGCAGAGAAGACGTGGAACGCTTCCACGCGCTGCTTTCCGTCGTGCAGAAGAACCTTCACACCGCTGCCATGGATAAGAGCCGAACGGAAGGCTGA
- a CDS encoding ABC transporter substrate-binding protein, producing MRALILALAAATALVLPAKAEDVTVAVTAIVEHPALDAARDGVKAALAEAGYKEGENLKFVYQSAQGNPGTAAQIARQFVGDAPNVIVPISTPSAQAVIAATRDIPVVFTAVSDPVGAQLIKSMEKPGRNVTGLSDALPVNEHLALVKEIVPSAKTIGYIYNSAEANSVSTLALLKEAAAKAGLTVVESVATKSSEVQGATRALVGKADVIYVPTDNTIVSAFEAAAGVAAEAKIPLFAADTDSVARGAIAALGFNYFDVGKQTGAVVVRILKGEKPGDIPATTAVGTDLVLNKKAAEKIGVTFPESVVKRSTKVIE from the coding sequence ATGCGCGCACTTATTCTGGCGCTCGCCGCCGCCACGGCTCTTGTCCTTCCTGCCAAGGCGGAAGACGTCACCGTCGCTGTCACAGCCATTGTCGAGCATCCAGCCCTCGACGCCGCACGTGATGGCGTGAAGGCAGCGCTTGCCGAGGCTGGCTACAAGGAAGGCGAGAACCTCAAGTTCGTCTACCAGTCCGCACAGGGTAACCCCGGCACCGCCGCGCAGATCGCCCGCCAGTTTGTTGGCGACGCGCCGAATGTCATCGTGCCTATCTCCACGCCGTCGGCGCAGGCCGTCATTGCCGCAACGCGCGACATTCCGGTCGTCTTCACCGCCGTTTCCGATCCCGTCGGCGCGCAGCTGATCAAGTCGATGGAGAAGCCCGGCCGCAACGTCACCGGTCTTTCCGACGCGCTTCCTGTCAATGAGCACCTGGCTCTGGTCAAGGAAATCGTGCCGTCTGCCAAGACCATTGGCTATATCTACAACTCGGCTGAGGCCAACTCCGTCTCGACGCTCGCTCTGCTGAAGGAAGCAGCGGCAAAGGCCGGTCTCACGGTTGTCGAATCCGTTGCCACCAAGTCCTCCGAAGTTCAGGGTGCGACCCGTGCGCTGGTCGGCAAGGCGGATGTCATCTACGTCCCGACCGACAACACCATCGTCTCCGCCTTCGAAGCGGCAGCCGGTGTTGCGGCTGAAGCGAAGATCCCGCTCTTTGCGGCTGATACAGATTCCGTTGCACGCGGTGCCATTGCCGCGCTCGGCTTCAACTATTTCGATGTGGGCAAGCAGACGGGCGCTGTCGTCGTGCGTATCCTGAAGGGTGAGAAGCCCGGCGATATTCCGGCGACCACAGCTGTTGGAACCGACCTCGTTCTCAACAAGAAAGCCGCTGAAAAGATCGGCGTTACTTTCCCTGAAAGCGTCGTGAAGCGCTCCACGAAGGTGATCGAGTAA
- a CDS encoding GNAT family N-acetyltransferase produces MKTLSIDVRRAEPEDAGAIAQTHRLSWEQAYSGLIPHKPLWQMLDRRDEDWWRRAARGSATLLVVEVAGVIAGYTTLGLNRARGLPYDGEIYELYLRPEYQGIGLGTVLFKEGRRLLKSLGCNGVVAWCLEDSDVASRFFRSHGGKDIAEGMEDFADKQLRKIGFAWR; encoded by the coding sequence ATGAAAACGTTATCCATCGATGTTCGCCGGGCTGAGCCGGAAGACGCTGGCGCTATCGCACAGACCCACCGGCTGTCCTGGGAGCAGGCCTATTCGGGACTTATTCCCCACAAGCCGCTCTGGCAGATGCTGGATCGTCGCGACGAGGATTGGTGGCGCCGGGCTGCGCGCGGATCTGCCACGCTGCTGGTGGTGGAAGTTGCCGGAGTGATCGCCGGCTATACGACGCTTGGCCTCAATCGCGCCCGCGGCCTTCCCTATGATGGCGAGATCTATGAGCTTTATCTGCGCCCGGAATATCAGGGTATCGGCCTTGGAACCGTTCTTTTCAAAGAGGGGCGCCGCCTGTTGAAGTCGCTTGGCTGCAACGGCGTGGTGGCCTGGTGCCTTGAAGATAGCGATGTCGCCAGCCGCTTCTTCCGCTCGCATGGCGGCAAGGATATCGCCGAAGGCATGGAGGACTTCGCCGACAAGCAGTTGCGCAAGATCGGTTTTGCCTGGCGCTGA
- a CDS encoding argininosuccinate synthase, giving the protein MALPKDVKKVVLAYSGGLDTSIILKWLQTELGAEVVTFTADLGQGEELEPARKKAEMLGIKEIFIEDVREEFVRDFVFPMFRANAVYEGVYLLGTSIARPLISKHLIEIAKKTGADAIAHGATGKGNDQVRFELSAYALNPDIKIIAPWRDWTFKSRTDLLNFAEQHQIPVAKDKKGEAPFSVDANLLHSSSEGKVLEDPAQEAPEYVHMRTISPEAAPDKATVIKVGFRKGDACSINGVEMSPATLLKTLNDYGRDNGIGRLDLVENRFVGMKSRGVYETPGGTILLAAHRAIESITLDRGAAHLKDELMPRYAELIYYGFWFSPEREMLQALIDKSQEHVEGEVTLKLYKGNVMVTGRESAKSLYSDKLVTFEDDQGAYDQKDAAGFIKLNALRLRTLAKRNLGK; this is encoded by the coding sequence ATGGCACTCCCGAAAGACGTTAAGAAAGTCGTTCTCGCCTATTCCGGCGGTCTCGATACCTCGATCATCCTGAAGTGGCTCCAGACCGAACTCGGCGCGGAAGTCGTCACCTTCACCGCCGATCTCGGCCAGGGGGAAGAGCTTGAGCCTGCGCGCAAGAAGGCGGAGATGCTCGGCATCAAGGAAATCTTCATCGAGGACGTCCGTGAAGAGTTCGTTCGTGACTTCGTCTTCCCGATGTTCCGCGCCAATGCCGTCTATGAAGGCGTCTATCTGCTCGGCACGTCGATTGCCCGCCCGCTGATTTCCAAGCACCTGATCGAGATTGCCAAGAAGACCGGCGCTGATGCCATTGCCCATGGTGCCACCGGCAAGGGCAACGACCAGGTTCGCTTCGAGCTTTCCGCTTACGCGCTGAACCCCGACATCAAGATCATTGCGCCTTGGCGCGACTGGACCTTCAAGAGCCGTACGGACCTCTTGAACTTTGCCGAGCAGCACCAGATCCCGGTTGCCAAGGACAAGAAGGGCGAAGCGCCGTTCTCTGTCGATGCCAACCTGCTGCACTCGTCCTCCGAAGGCAAGGTTCTGGAAGACCCGGCACAGGAAGCCCCGGAATATGTGCATATGCGCACCATTTCTCCGGAAGCCGCACCCGACAAGGCAACCGTCATCAAGGTCGGTTTCCGTAAGGGCGATGCCTGCTCGATCAATGGCGTTGAAATGTCGCCTGCGACGCTTCTCAAGACGCTGAACGATTATGGCCGCGACAATGGCATCGGTCGTCTCGACCTGGTGGAAAACCGCTTCGTCGGCATGAAGAGCCGCGGCGTCTACGAAACCCCCGGCGGCACGATCCTGCTTGCAGCCCACCGCGCCATCGAATCCATCACGCTCGACCGCGGTGCAGCGCACCTCAAGGACGAGCTGATGCCGCGTTACGCCGAGCTCATCTATTACGGCTTCTGGTTCTCGCCGGAGCGCGAAATGCTCCAGGCCTTGATCGACAAGAGCCAGGAGCATGTGGAAGGCGAAGTGACGCTGAAGCTCTACAAGGGCAATGTCATGGTCACCGGTCGTGAGAGCGCCAAGTCGCTCTATTCCGACAAGCTCGTCACTTTCGAAGACGACCAGGGCGCTTACGACCAGAAGGATGCGGCTGGCTTCATCAAGCTCAACGCGCTGCGGCTGCGCACGCTCGCAAAGCGTAATCTCGGCAAGTAA